A genome region from bacterium SCSIO 12844 includes the following:
- a CDS encoding polysaccharide biosynthesis/export family protein yields the protein MKKLSIIKYLLLFIGVLFFSGCTFPGMYMTEHDEFTPTLNAQNQAQKANLIPITPQLILQQRHQRQAYEKKFKYNYKKPKGFSASAKGYDYLIGNQDVVSIKVWDYNSLTAQSTLVNDVNDTRLSGFTVNSEGEIFYPYIGYVKIVGLTVSQARDLITEKLSKYLKDPQVTVQIIDFQSQKINVMGAVREPKMIPVTNVPITVLDAVNAAGGPLRCGNALTNSTDNQQTVCADTRHVVVKQNGATSIINLDTLRSPVNTSENWILEKGSIVYVPDNRLYQVYVIGQTKKTGVFNMLDDRMSLRDAIVAAGGVTSESEPEYTYVIRNYKNIPEVYSINLKSPDALLLAAEFDLMPHDIVFVATSKIANVGQVIGYVAPILSLGISTAALAISIGG from the coding sequence TTGAAAAAACTGTCTATTATAAAATATTTATTATTATTTATTGGCGTATTATTTTTTAGTGGTTGTACTTTCCCTGGGATGTATATGACAGAACACGATGAGTTTACGCCTACATTAAATGCACAAAACCAAGCGCAAAAAGCAAATTTAATTCCTATCACACCTCAATTGATACTTCAGCAACGTCATCAACGCCAAGCATATGAAAAAAAGTTTAAATACAATTATAAAAAACCTAAAGGCTTTAGTGCATCTGCAAAAGGTTATGATTATTTAATTGGTAATCAAGATGTGGTTAGCATTAAAGTATGGGATTATAATAGCTTAACTGCACAAAGTACTTTAGTTAATGATGTCAATGATACAAGATTGTCTGGGTTTACAGTTAACAGTGAAGGAGAAATTTTTTACCCCTATATTGGTTATGTCAAAATTGTAGGACTAACGGTATCCCAAGCACGTGATTTAATTACAGAAAAATTGTCTAAATACCTTAAAGATCCACAAGTAACTGTACAAATAATTGACTTTCAAAGTCAAAAAATTAATGTGATGGGTGCGGTAAGAGAACCTAAAATGATACCTGTAACAAATGTGCCAATCACAGTATTAGATGCGGTTAATGCAGCAGGTGGGCCTTTGCGTTGTGGCAATGCACTAACAAATAGCACAGATAATCAACAAACAGTTTGTGCTGATACTCGTCATGTTGTTGTTAAACAAAATGGTGCAACGAGTATTATTAATCTTGATACATTGCGTTCTCCAGTAAACACTTCGGAAAATTGGATTTTAGAAAAAGGTAGCATTGTGTATGTCCCCGATAATAGACTTTACCAAGTTTATGTTATTGGACAAACAAAGAAAACAGGCGTCTTCAATATGTTAGATGACAGAATGTCATTACGTGATGCTATTGTTGCAGCAGGTGGTGTAACTAGTGAGTCTGAGCCAGAATATACCTATGTTATTAGAAATTATAAAAATATACCGGAAGTTTACTCAATTAACTTAAAATCACCTGATGCATTGTTATTAGCAGCTGAATTTGATCTTATGCCACATGATATTGTATTTGTTGCAACAAGCAAAATTGCTAATGTTGGCCAAGTTATTGGTTATGTTGCTCCAATTTTAAGTTTAGGAATATCGACTGCAGCATTAGCTATTAGTATTGGTGGTTAA
- a CDS encoding low molecular weight phosphotyrosine protein phosphatase codes for MFNNVLILCVGNICRSPYAEGYLKKNINENIQVASAGIKALVDHSAAEEAQSVSEYYGFDIREHKARQVSITQLISTDLLLAVNSECIDYLKLNFPFAIGKAHLLGKWLNNLEIIDPYNKPKDAFEKMAVDINSCMDIWIKKVWRNH; via the coding sequence TTGTTTAATAATGTATTAATTCTCTGTGTTGGTAATATATGCAGAAGCCCTTACGCTGAAGGTTATTTAAAAAAAAATATCAATGAAAATATTCAAGTGGCTTCAGCTGGCATAAAAGCTTTGGTTGATCATTCTGCTGCAGAAGAGGCACAAAGTGTATCAGAATATTATGGTTTTGATATTAGAGAGCATAAAGCAAGGCAAGTAAGCATAACACAATTAATTAGCACAGATTTACTACTTGCAGTTAATAGTGAATGTATTGACTACCTTAAACTTAATTTTCCTTTTGCAATAGGTAAAGCTCACCTTTTAGGGAAATGGTTAAATAACTTAGAGATTATTGATCCCTATAATAAACCCAAAGATGCTTTTGAAAAAATGGCTGTTGATATTAATAGTTGTATGGATATATGGATAAAAAAAGTCTGGAGAAATCATTGA
- a CDS encoding LysR family transcriptional regulator encodes MVTLKQLQLFLALAQCGRLTDAAEKCFLSQPAASLALKKLEESLGVKLFDRVGRNLILNENAKAIRVKVQMVIQGAEEIHKMFKHRNKLTGNLSLGASMTVGNYFLPQKLIIFNQSYANIDLSLMILNSQQILDKLANYEIDFGFVEDEVINDLFIKVPLQKDHLVIVARDDHPLLNNKNTTIEDLLDYSWVLREKGSGTRNVLEKKISEFQLSMNVLLELGSNEAVIEAVSNSNALGCVSESVLKATTKVKKIDQKIIDLSRYFYLLIYKEKYQSEIMKVFLSYIKDYR; translated from the coding sequence ATGGTTACTTTAAAACAATTACAGCTTTTTTTGGCATTAGCTCAATGTGGTCGTTTAACAGATGCAGCTGAAAAATGCTTTTTATCACAGCCTGCAGCATCTCTAGCATTAAAAAAGCTTGAAGAAAGCTTAGGTGTTAAGTTATTTGATCGAGTCGGGCGTAACCTTATACTCAATGAGAATGCTAAAGCGATTCGAGTAAAAGTACAGATGGTTATACAAGGTGCGGAAGAAATTCATAAGATGTTCAAACATCGAAATAAATTAACTGGTAATTTATCTCTTGGTGCTTCAATGACTGTTGGTAACTACTTCCTACCACAGAAATTAATTATATTTAACCAGTCATATGCAAATATTGATTTAAGCTTAATGATTTTAAATAGTCAGCAGATTTTAGATAAATTAGCTAATTATGAAATAGATTTTGGTTTTGTTGAAGATGAAGTAATCAATGATTTATTTATAAAAGTACCTTTACAAAAAGATCATTTAGTAATTGTTGCAAGAGATGATCATCCGTTACTGAATAATAAAAACACCACTATAGAAGATCTGCTGGACTATTCCTGGGTATTAAGAGAGAAGGGCTCTGGAACACGTAATGTGCTTGAAAAGAAGATCAGCGAGTTTCAGTTATCAATGAATGTATTGTTGGAATTAGGTAGTAATGAGGCAGTCATAGAAGCTGTGTCTAATAGCAATGCTTTAGGTTGTGTTTCTGAAAGTGTACTTAAAGCAACCACAAAAGTTAAAAAAATTGATCAAAAGATAATTGATCTATCACGCTATTTTTATTTGTTAATTTATAAAGAAAAATATCAGAGTGAAATCATGAAGGTGTTTTTGTCATATATTAAAGATTACCGATAG
- a CDS encoding YeiH family putative sulfate export transporter: MLENITNNNEINTSKHIINIAKSLLPGIILTAIITCISLILSEIPQIKQLGISPLIIGILLGMLITNTIKNKLPVSINPGITFSAKKILRLAIILYGFRLSFQQIASVGFDGFIISLIMLSSTFILGIVLGQKLFKLDRDTSILIASGSSICGAAAVMATESVLKSDSYKNAIAVGTVVIFGTLSMFLYPVMYQLGLIPLSSSGYGIYAGATIHEVAQVVGAGSAVDTAAANTAVIVKMTRVMMLAPLLIIVGIILSKKETLKANTNINTTQAKSSWLKIIPLFAIGFIIIAAVNSLHIIDPSIVGHINNLDTFLLTIAMTALGLETHISKFRQAGLKPIILAFILFIWLIFGGLGITWLIY, encoded by the coding sequence ATGTTAGAAAATATAACAAACAATAATGAAATTAATACATCAAAGCACATAATTAATATAGCTAAATCACTACTACCAGGGATTATCCTTACAGCAATTATCACATGTATAAGCCTTATCTTAAGTGAAATTCCGCAAATTAAACAATTAGGAATTAGTCCATTAATTATTGGCATTTTACTTGGTATGCTAATTACCAATACCATTAAAAATAAGCTACCTGTAAGCATTAATCCAGGTATTACTTTTTCGGCTAAAAAAATATTACGCCTAGCAATTATTTTATATGGGTTTCGCTTATCATTTCAACAAATTGCATCAGTTGGTTTTGATGGGTTTATCATCTCTTTAATCATGCTATCTAGTACTTTTATCTTAGGCATTGTACTAGGGCAAAAGCTATTTAAACTTGACCGTGATACTTCTATTTTAATTGCCTCAGGTAGTTCCATTTGTGGTGCTGCTGCAGTTATGGCAACTGAGTCAGTTTTAAAATCTGATAGCTATAAAAATGCAATTGCAGTTGGAACAGTTGTTATCTTTGGTACTTTAAGTATGTTTTTATACCCTGTTATGTATCAATTAGGTCTTATACCTTTATCCTCATCAGGGTATGGTATTTACGCTGGTGCAACTATTCATGAAGTAGCTCAAGTTGTTGGTGCTGGCAGTGCAGTTGATACTGCTGCGGCTAACACTGCAGTCATTGTCAAGATGACACGTGTTATGATGCTTGCACCACTTTTAATCATTGTTGGCATTATTCTATCTAAAAAAGAAACACTAAAAGCAAATACAAATATCAATACTACTCAAGCCAAATCATCTTGGTTAAAAATTATCCCTCTATTTGCGATTGGGTTTATTATTATTGCTGCAGTTAACTCATTACATATTATTGACCCTTCGATTGTAGGCCATATTAATAATTTAGATACCTTTTTACTCACCATTGCTATGACAGCCCTTGGCCTTGAAACACATATTTCAAAATTTAGACAGGCAGGCCTAAAGCCAATTATCTTAGCCTTTATCCTTTTTATCTGGTTAATATTTGGTGGCCTTGGTATTACTTGGTTGATATATTAG
- a CDS encoding aminoglycoside phosphotransferase family protein, with protein sequence MSVLNNRAIIWAKKYLHELGEVVESEQKINNMPWSFVYRIKTDKRVIFLKQTPVSLYLETSVLYLLNQLNLSYIPNLVAVNKPLCAFLISSIGDISLRALSDQKLMIDLFIKGAVFYTKLQRYFEGKTSLLRALGAQDYTLDNLPTLYNHLLNHQSQLQVDGLRHYEYKKLVQLTTKLIELSDKLKSYQIPETLNHCDFHDGNLIFNQISNNVGIIDWGEIAICHPFFSLNACLWNLVYQRDLDTQSKVYHNLKLELIKPWLDRYDQKNLIEAFNLAGKLNGFYAALGYQFIYTATEDEVLPASVYKKGAISGCLRSFISDNS encoded by the coding sequence ATGAGTGTTTTAAATAATAGGGCAATTATTTGGGCAAAAAAATATTTGCATGAACTCGGTGAAGTAGTTGAATCTGAGCAAAAAATAAATAATATGCCGTGGTCATTTGTTTATAGAATTAAAACTGACAAACGTGTAATATTTCTTAAGCAAACACCAGTATCACTTTATCTTGAAACATCAGTTTTATATTTATTAAATCAATTAAATTTATCTTATATACCTAATTTGGTTGCAGTTAATAAACCATTATGTGCATTTTTAATTTCAAGTATTGGTGATATATCATTAAGAGCGCTTTCGGATCAAAAATTAATGATTGATCTATTCATTAAAGGCGCTGTATTTTATACAAAATTACAGCGTTATTTTGAAGGTAAAACTTCTTTGCTACGAGCACTGGGTGCACAAGATTATACATTGGATAATTTGCCAACCTTATACAATCATTTGCTTAACCATCAAAGCCAATTACAAGTTGATGGTTTACGGCATTATGAGTATAAAAAGTTAGTACAATTAACCACTAAATTAATAGAACTATCAGATAAATTAAAATCTTATCAGATTCCAGAGACATTAAATCATTGTGACTTTCATGATGGTAACTTGATATTTAATCAAATATCAAACAATGTTGGTATTATTGACTGGGGGGAGATAGCGATTTGTCATCCATTTTTTTCATTAAATGCTTGTCTGTGGAATCTTGTTTATCAGAGAGACTTAGATACACAAAGTAAAGTATACCATAATCTTAAATTAGAGTTGATTAAACCTTGGCTAGATAGATATGATCAAAAAAATTTAATTGAAGCATTTAATCTTGCTGGCAAACTAAATGGCTTTTATGCAGCTTTAGGCTATCAATTTATTTATACAGCAACAGAAGATGAAGTATTACCTGCAAGTGTATATAAAAAAGGTGCAATATCTGGATGTTTACGGTCTTTTATTTCTGATAATAGTTAA
- a CDS encoding tRNA-binding protein, giving the protein MNEISWDDFSKVALCVGSIIQVDDFPQARKPAYKLTIDFGDDIGIKKSSAQITNLYAKDDLIGKKIVAVVNFSKKQIGPFMSECLVTGFHRQDGVVLAVPDQDVPNGVKLA; this is encoded by the coding sequence ATGAATGAAATTAGTTGGGATGATTTTTCAAAAGTTGCATTATGTGTTGGAAGCATTATTCAAGTAGATGATTTTCCTCAAGCTCGAAAACCAGCCTATAAGCTGACAATTGATTTTGGTGATGATATTGGAATTAAGAAATCCAGTGCTCAGATTACTAACCTTTATGCTAAAGATGATTTAATTGGCAAAAAAATAGTTGCTGTCGTTAACTTCTCTAAAAAGCAAATAGGCCCTTTTATGTCAGAATGTTTAGTGACAGGGTTTCATCGTCAAGATGGTGTGGTTCTAGCTGTACCTGACCAAGATGTGCCTAATGGTGTAAAACTTGCTTAA
- the rpsA gene encoding 30S ribosomal protein S1, producing MSESFKALFEASLKETEMRVGHTMTGTIVAIDKDFVWVDAGLKSESVVPVEQFKNRDNEVEVQIGDEVEVVLDAIDNTWGATKLSREKAKRQQVWRELEKACEDEEIVQGRIVNHVRGGYTVEVRGLKAFLPGSLIDVRPLRDISHLEDRDIDIKIIKLDSKRNNIVVSRRAVIESETKEERDELLARLQEGTVTKGIVKNITDFGAFIDLGGIDGLLHITDMSWSRIKHPGDMLTIGDEIDVKVIKFDQEKNRISLGIKQLGEDPWQQVVESLPVGKVITGTVTNIADYGCFIKLGEGIEGLVHTSEMDWTNKNANPHKLVTMGQEVEVMVLEVDAERHRISLGMKQCQENPWKAYADKCNAGDRVKGTIRSITDFGIFVGLDGGIDGLVHISDISWNKSGEEAIKTYHKGDEIEVVLLSVDVERERIALGIKQLESDPFESFSSQHEKGSIVKGTVTTVQQNGASVDLGGEIEGFIRVADLSREHVEDARHVLKTGDEVEAKIVGLDPKRRSVTLSVRALSDDQEKKARANYKQQEQMAPTTIGDLIKEKLKGE from the coding sequence ATGAGTGAATCATTTAAGGCACTTTTTGAAGCGTCTTTGAAAGAAACAGAAATGCGTGTTGGTCATACAATGACAGGCACGATTGTAGCAATTGATAAAGATTTCGTATGGGTTGATGCAGGACTTAAGTCTGAATCAGTTGTACCAGTTGAACAGTTCAAAAATAGAGATAATGAAGTTGAAGTTCAAATTGGTGATGAAGTTGAAGTTGTATTAGATGCAATTGACAACACATGGGGTGCAACTAAGTTATCTCGTGAGAAAGCTAAGCGTCAACAAGTTTGGAGAGAGCTTGAAAAAGCTTGTGAAGATGAAGAGATTGTTCAAGGGCGTATTGTTAACCATGTTCGTGGTGGTTATACAGTTGAAGTACGTGGCTTAAAAGCATTCTTACCTGGTTCATTAATTGATGTTCGTCCACTTCGTGATATCAGTCATTTAGAAGATAGAGATATTGATATTAAAATCATTAAGCTAGACTCTAAGCGTAACAATATTGTCGTATCACGCCGTGCTGTTATTGAGTCTGAAACTAAAGAAGAAAGAGATGAGCTATTAGCACGTCTTCAAGAAGGTACAGTGACTAAGGGTATTGTCAAAAATATCACAGACTTTGGTGCCTTTATTGACCTTGGCGGCATTGATGGTTTATTACATATTACTGACATGTCATGGTCTCGTATTAAGCATCCAGGAGATATGTTGACAATTGGTGATGAAATTGATGTTAAAGTTATTAAGTTTGACCAAGAGAAAAATCGTATTTCTTTAGGTATTAAACAATTAGGTGAAGATCCTTGGCAGCAGGTTGTTGAGAGTTTGCCGGTGGGTAAAGTGATTACAGGTACAGTGACTAATATTGCTGATTATGGCTGCTTTATTAAATTAGGTGAAGGTATTGAAGGTCTAGTACATACTTCAGAGATGGACTGGACAAATAAAAATGCAAATCCACATAAACTAGTGACTATGGGTCAAGAAGTTGAAGTGATGGTATTAGAAGTTGATGCAGAGCGTCACCGTATTTCACTAGGCATGAAGCAGTGTCAAGAAAACCCTTGGAAAGCGTATGCTGATAAGTGTAATGCAGGGGATCGTGTTAAAGGTACTATTCGCTCAATTACTGATTTTGGTATCTTTGTTGGCCTTGATGGTGGTATTGATGGTTTGGTTCATATTTCTGATATTTCATGGAATAAATCAGGTGAAGAAGCAATCAAAACTTATCATAAAGGTGATGAGATTGAAGTTGTTTTATTATCTGTTGATGTTGAACGTGAGCGCATTGCATTAGGCATTAAGCAACTAGAATCTGATCCATTTGAAAGCTTCTCATCTCAACATGAAAAAGGCTCTATTGTTAAAGGTACTGTAACAACAGTCCAACAAAATGGCGCTTCAGTTGATTTAGGTGGTGAGATTGAAGGCTTTATCCGCGTTGCTGATTTATCTCGTGAGCATGTTGAAGATGCGCGTCATGTATTAAAAACAGGTGACGAAGTTGAAGCGAAAATTGTTGGTCTTGATCCTAAGCGTCGCAGTGTGACGCTATCGGTTAGAGCGTTATCTGATGACCAAGAGAAAAAAGCACGTGCAAACTATAAGCAGCAAGAACAAATGGCACCAACTACGATTGGTGATTTAATTAAAGAGAAATTAAAAGGTGAGTAA
- a CDS encoding ornithine cyclodeaminase, with product MTILSVEALAKLIHRHGLKAFFMDLMQALREDFARWQAFDKMPRPAFHVPGGVIELMPVADDALFTFKYVNGHPNNPLSNKQTVVATGQLSRIEDGYPLLISEMTTLTALRTAATAAIASDLLARENASVLTLIGTGAQSDFQVLAHLLVRDIKEVRYFDTDPKAMDRFERNMKSYDIQLTRCDSHKQAVEGADIITVCTACKKHVDVIKDEWVKPGVHINGLGGDCPGKTELELSILHRSKTVVEYFDQSFIEGEIQRFTHKEAETKVYAELWELITNQKPARTSEDEITLFDSVGIALEDFSALRLTYQLSQQYQIGEVVNMIPPLEDPKDLFSVLKNTENLSNVASRSLSI from the coding sequence GTGACTATTTTATCAGTAGAGGCATTAGCTAAATTAATACATCGTCATGGCTTAAAAGCATTTTTTATGGATTTAATGCAAGCGCTAAGAGAAGATTTTGCGCGTTGGCAAGCATTTGATAAAATGCCAAGACCTGCTTTTCATGTTCCAGGCGGTGTGATTGAATTAATGCCTGTTGCAGATGATGCACTATTTACATTTAAATATGTCAATGGACATCCAAATAATCCATTATCAAATAAACAAACCGTCGTTGCGACAGGGCAATTATCTCGTATTGAAGATGGTTATCCCTTATTAATTAGTGAAATGACAACACTAACAGCCTTAAGAACAGCTGCAACAGCTGCAATTGCTTCAGATTTATTAGCAAGAGAAAATGCATCAGTTTTAACACTGATTGGTACTGGTGCACAAAGTGATTTCCAGGTATTAGCGCATCTTTTAGTGCGTGATATTAAAGAGGTTCGTTATTTTGATACAGATCCAAAAGCAATGGATCGATTTGAACGTAATATGAAAAGCTATGATATTCAATTAACGCGATGTGATAGTCACAAACAAGCTGTAGAAGGTGCAGATATCATAACCGTCTGTACAGCATGTAAAAAACATGTTGATGTCATCAAAGATGAATGGGTTAAACCTGGTGTACATATTAATGGCTTAGGCGGTGACTGCCCTGGAAAAACTGAGCTTGAACTAAGTATTCTTCATCGTAGTAAAACGGTGGTTGAGTATTTTGATCAATCATTTATTGAAGGTGAAATTCAACGATTTACTCATAAAGAAGCAGAAACAAAAGTGTATGCTGAGTTATGGGAATTAATTACCAATCAAAAGCCAGCAAGGACATCAGAAGATGAGATTACTTTATTTGATTCTGTTGGGATTGCTTTGGAAGATTTTTCAGCTTTACGTCTAACTTATCAGTTATCACAACAATATCAAATTGGCGAAGTTGTTAATATGATTCCACCATTAGAAGACCCAAAAGACTTATTTTCAGTATTAAAAAATACAGAAAATTTATCTAATGTAGCTAGTCGCTCGTTATCAATTTAA